One Bos taurus isolate L1 Dominette 01449 registration number 42190680 breed Hereford chromosome 3, ARS-UCD2.0, whole genome shotgun sequence DNA window includes the following coding sequences:
- the LOC100140223 gene encoding LOW QUALITY PROTEIN: flavin-containing monooxygenase 5-like (The sequence of the model RefSeq protein was modified relative to this genomic sequence to represent the inferred CDS: inserted 1 base in 1 codon), with the protein MPGKRIMVVGAGVSGLGAIKICLEEGLEPICFEESNDIGGLWRYEEKTERGRPSVYKSVISNTSKEMMAYSDYPFPDHFPNYLHNSKIMEYLHMYVKHFHLLKHIRFLSKVCSVRKHSDFSFTGQWDVVVQAEGXKESYVFDGIMVCSGLFTNPFMPLQKFPGIMRFKGQYIHSWEYKSPEKFQGKKIIVIGIGNSAIDLAIELSHVAAQVFLSTRSGAWIWNWVWDSGMPMDTVLFTRFNSLVKKIFPEFLIHRWAENKLNVRFNHDIYGLLPQHRFLSHQASFGDDLPNYIITGRVRMKPNVTKFTETSAIFEDSTEEDVDVIIFATGYTCSFPFLENNSTVLDIQRSMYKFVFPPELEKPTLAFIGILQPVGATIPTSELQSQWAARVFKGMS; encoded by the exons ATGCCAGGAAAAAGAATTATGGTGGTTGGTGCTGGAGTCAGTGGATTAGGTGCCATTAAGATCTGTCTGGAGGAGGGACTGGAACCCATCTGTTTTGAAGAAAGCAATGACATTGGAGGACTGTGGAGATATGAG GAGAAGACTGAAAGAGGCAGGCCAAGTGTCTATAAGTCTGTCATCAGCAACACTTCAAAGGAGATGATGGCCTACAGTGATTACCCTTTCCCTGACCACTTTCCCAACTACTTGCATAATTCCAAAATCATGGAGTATCTCCATATGTATGTCAAACACTTTCACCTTTTGAAGCACATCCGGTTTCTG TCGAAGGTGTGCAGCGTGAGGAAGCACTCTGATTTCTCTTTCACGGGACAGTGGGATGTTGTGGTGCAGGCTGAAG AAAAGGAATCCTATGTCTTTGATGGGATTATGGTATGTAGTGGCCTTTTTACCAATCCCTTCATGCCACTTCAGAAATTTCCAG GAATCATGCGTTTCAAAGGTCAATATATTCACAGTTGGGAATACAAGAGTCCAGAGAAATTTCAGGGCAAGAAAATCATTGTGATTGGCATTGGAAATTCTGCAATTGATTTGGCGATTGAGCTCAGTCATGTAGCTGCACAG GTGTTTCTCAGCACAAGAAGTGGTGCATGGATTTGGAACTGGGTCTGGGATTCTGGGATGCCCATGGACACTGTTCTCTTTACTCGTTTTAATTCTCTTGTCAAAAAAATTTTCCCTGAATTCTTAATCCACAGATGGGCAGAGAATAAATTAAATGTTCGCTTTAACCATGACATTTATGGTTTGCTACCTCAACACAG ATTTCTGAGTCATCAAGCTAGTTTCGGTGATGATCTACCCAACTACATAATTACTGGAAGAGTTCGGATGAAACCAAATGTTACAAAGTTCACAGAAACATCAGCCATCTTTGAGGACAGCACAGAAGAGGATGTTGATGTTATAATCTTTGCCACAGGATACACTTGTTCTTTCccatttttggaaaataattcaaCAGTTCTGGATATCCAGCGTTCCATGTATAAATTTGTTTTCCCTCCTGAGCTAGAAAAACCAACGCTAGCTTTTATTGGTATCCTCCAGCCAGTAGGAGCCACTATTCCCACATCAGAACTCCAGAGCCAATGGGCTGCACGTGTATTCAAGGGTATGTCGTGA